Proteins encoded in a region of the Saccharothrix ecbatanensis genome:
- a CDS encoding TetR/AcrR family transcriptional regulator yields the protein MTVRERLLHAATELIAEKGWGAVSTRMLADRAGVGSGVVHYHFDSVQAVLVQASVGALRSAVDDLGRLLDTVSTPADVLTRLLEALDGHGGQELFTETLLAATRNDELRQAVGAVLADFRRTLAEWLASRDVPTPVETAAVLAAAVDGVLLHRAISPDLTSDVVVPVLGRVLR from the coding sequence ATGACGGTTCGGGAACGGCTGCTGCACGCGGCCACGGAACTCATCGCCGAGAAGGGCTGGGGCGCGGTCAGCACCCGGATGCTGGCCGACCGCGCCGGCGTCGGCTCGGGGGTCGTGCACTACCACTTCGACTCGGTCCAGGCGGTGCTCGTGCAGGCCTCCGTCGGCGCGCTGCGGTCCGCCGTGGACGACCTCGGGCGGCTGCTGGACACGGTGTCCACGCCGGCCGACGTGCTGACCCGGCTGCTGGAGGCGTTGGACGGCCACGGCGGGCAGGAACTGTTCACCGAGACCCTGCTCGCCGCCACCCGCAACGACGAACTGCGGCAGGCCGTCGGGGCGGTGCTGGCGGACTTCCGCCGGACGCTCGCCGAGTGGCTGGCCTCCCGTGACGTGCCCACACCGGTCGAGACCGCCGCCGTGCTGGCGGCAGCCGTCGACGGCGTGCTCCTGCACCGCGCGATCTCCCCCGACCTGACGTCGGACGTCGTCGTGCCCGTGCTGGGGAGGGTGCTGCGGTGA
- a CDS encoding FAD-dependent oxidoreductase → MKVVISGAGIAGLALAHRLGTLGHKVVVVERATGPRTTGYMIDFFGPGYDAAERMGVLPRLVESGYRVREAAYVDSRGRRVAGLRFDRLARAVDGRLLSIMRPDLERAFREDLPAGVTLRFGAGVVGVEDSESDVTARLSDGSTVSGDLLVGADGVHSTVRRLVFGDGHLRRLGFHTAAFTFDDPEIHALVAGRFCVTDTVGRQVGFYGLRDGRVAAFTVHRTTSPDLPDDPRAAVMEAYGTLGWVVPRALAKCPAEIYYDQVAQVELPRWSSGRVVLVGDACGAVSLLAGQGASLGIGGAYVLAEHLDDPVAYERAWRPVVVDKQEVARSGARWFLPSSPRRLWARRVAMRLSNLPGVNRVVATSLVGKPAPLG, encoded by the coding sequence GTGAAGGTCGTGATCAGCGGGGCGGGGATCGCCGGGCTGGCCCTGGCACACCGGCTCGGGACGCTCGGCCACAAGGTCGTCGTGGTGGAACGCGCCACCGGGCCGCGCACCACCGGCTACATGATCGACTTCTTCGGCCCGGGGTACGACGCCGCCGAACGGATGGGCGTGCTGCCGCGCCTGGTGGAGTCGGGGTACCGGGTGCGGGAGGCCGCGTACGTCGACTCCCGGGGCCGTCGGGTGGCCGGGCTGCGGTTCGACCGGCTCGCGCGGGCGGTGGACGGGCGGCTGCTGAGCATCATGCGGCCGGACCTGGAACGTGCGTTCCGGGAGGACCTGCCCGCCGGCGTGACGTTGCGGTTCGGCGCCGGAGTGGTGGGTGTCGAGGATTCGGAATCCGATGTGACCGCACGGTTGTCCGACGGTTCGACGGTGTCCGGTGACCTGCTGGTCGGGGCGGACGGCGTGCACTCGACCGTGCGGCGGCTCGTGTTCGGTGACGGGCACCTGCGCCGGTTGGGGTTCCACACGGCGGCGTTCACGTTCGACGACCCGGAGATCCACGCGCTGGTCGCCGGACGGTTCTGCGTCACCGACACGGTCGGCCGGCAGGTCGGGTTCTACGGGCTGCGCGACGGTCGGGTGGCGGCGTTCACCGTGCACCGGACGACGTCCCCCGACCTGCCCGACGATCCGCGTGCGGCGGTGATGGAGGCGTACGGGACGTTGGGCTGGGTCGTGCCGCGGGCGTTGGCGAAGTGTCCGGCGGAGATCTACTACGACCAGGTCGCGCAGGTGGAGCTGCCGCGGTGGTCGTCCGGGCGGGTGGTGCTCGTGGGTGACGCGTGCGGCGCGGTGTCGTTGTTGGCCGGGCAGGGCGCGTCACTCGGGATCGGCGGCGCGTACGTGCTGGCCGAGCACCTGGACGATCCGGTGGCGTACGAACGCGCGTGGCGACCGGTCGTGGTGGACAAGCAGGAGGTGGCGCGGTCGGGCGCGCGCTGGTTCCTGCCCTCGTCGCCGCGGCGGCTGTGGGCGCGGCGGGTGGCGATGAGGCTGTCGAACCTGCCCGGCGTCAACCGTGTGGTGGCCACGAGCCTGGTCGGAAAACCGGCCCCTCTCGGCTGA
- a CDS encoding DUF885 domain-containing protein: MSDLARDYLSLGLRMGRVVDGFVDCWFGDPELKERVDAEPAPDPADLARQAAELLVRLPDSGLDASRTRFLHAQLTALECGAGRMAGRDMPFLTEVETCFGVRVGLGEPDAYAGIHEEISALLPGGGPLTDRVAAFYDRNAVPPDRIGAAVRAVAEELRAKVRAEFPLPADERVEFEVVEGKPWNAFNRYLGGHRSAVAVNAEAGRTIAALPLIATHEAYPGHHTERCLKEAGLVTGLGQIEQTIALVNTPQCLTAEGAAELAVDVVLGPGWGEWTSEVVAGLGLKTDGELVERLLVLVQRLMPARQDAAIMLHDRGASLDEAVDHLERWLLLPRDRAEHIGRFLMDPLWRAYSVTYVEGARLVRAWLAARPEGESAVDRYRVLLEQPLLPADLETC; this comes from the coding sequence GTGAGCGACCTCGCGCGGGACTACCTGTCGCTGGGCCTGCGGATGGGCCGGGTGGTGGACGGGTTCGTGGACTGCTGGTTCGGCGACCCGGAGCTGAAGGAGCGGGTGGACGCCGAGCCGGCGCCCGATCCGGCCGACCTGGCGCGGCAGGCGGCCGAACTCCTGGTCCGGTTGCCGGACAGCGGTCTCGACGCGAGCCGCACGAGGTTCCTCCACGCGCAGCTGACCGCGCTGGAGTGCGGCGCGGGGCGGATGGCGGGCCGGGACATGCCGTTCCTGACGGAGGTGGAGACGTGCTTCGGGGTGCGGGTCGGGTTGGGCGAGCCCGACGCGTACGCCGGTATCCACGAGGAGATCTCCGCGCTGCTGCCCGGTGGCGGGCCGTTGACCGACCGGGTGGCGGCGTTCTACGACCGCAACGCGGTGCCGCCGGACCGGATCGGCGCGGCCGTCCGGGCGGTGGCCGAGGAGCTGCGCGCGAAGGTGCGCGCGGAGTTCCCGCTGCCCGCCGACGAACGCGTGGAGTTCGAGGTGGTGGAAGGCAAGCCGTGGAACGCGTTCAACCGCTACCTGGGCGGCCACCGCTCGGCGGTCGCGGTGAACGCGGAGGCCGGTCGGACCATTGCCGCCCTGCCGCTGATCGCGACGCACGAGGCGTATCCCGGCCACCACACCGAACGTTGCCTGAAGGAAGCCGGGCTGGTGACCGGGCTGGGTCAGATCGAGCAGACCATCGCGCTGGTGAACACGCCGCAGTGCCTGACCGCGGAGGGCGCGGCCGAACTCGCGGTGGACGTCGTGCTCGGGCCGGGCTGGGGCGAGTGGACGTCCGAGGTGGTGGCCGGACTGGGTCTCAAGACCGATGGCGAGCTGGTGGAACGCCTGCTGGTGTTGGTGCAGCGGCTGATGCCGGCGAGGCAGGACGCGGCGATCATGCTGCACGACCGGGGCGCGAGCCTGGACGAGGCGGTCGACCACCTGGAGCGCTGGCTGCTCCTGCCGCGCGACCGGGCCGAGCACATAGGCCGGTTCCTGATGGACCCGTTGTGGCGCGCGTACTCGGTCACCTACGTGGAGGGCGCGCGGCTCGTGCGGGCTTGGCTGGCGGCCCGGCCCGAGGGTGAGTCGGCGGTCGACCGGTACCGGGTGCTGCTGGAGCAGCCGCTGCTGCCGGCGGACCTGGAGACCTGCTGA
- a CDS encoding ABC transporter substrate-binding protein, which produces MNPPEASNPLEAVNPPDAVNSSDAVNRHEVAGGRVPTPLRLRGPATPLVVDPAYWRNGIEDRVTRLFARTLFAYPPRDNLRDWQAYEPVGDLATAVPSTYNAGLGASHLGYVVHLRPEVVWDTTPPRRVTAHDVVRAFKRLAHPAARNAALPYLLGTVRGLAEFHAGYARVGPTAADMSNYQAAHDISGVFALDDSTVMVELIRPALDFVDVLTLPCFSPAPAEYDLLVPGDPAFVHHVRSTGPYRPVPGEPAALERNPWWRKDTDPVREQHFDRVEFTVDDADGLAARIAADEADLPWATPLLQPNGKLDARGFALDPYLVFNGRGRACDAAVRRALAQALDRLSTAELVAEPGFDVLPAGSLIPPGSDGHEETPVVPLTGAPERCRALLAEAGHADLALTLVCVERDAAVASAVTADLEKAGVTVRTVVLDDVRHRAVLDDPDAEWDAALACWSAPWFHRNGRVFVQALGDTGDPEVGLLVDRALAAVAHPDQEAEHWRAAQRAVLADAAVVPLLFRRPSRPPLRGPRVRDARILPSLGHSIDLATVRVEPGADR; this is translated from the coding sequence GTGAACCCGCCGGAAGCGTCGAACCCGTTGGAAGCCGTGAACCCGCCGGACGCCGTGAACTCGTCGGACGCCGTGAACCGGCACGAGGTCGCCGGTGGCAGGGTGCCGACCCCCTTGCGACTGCGTGGACCGGCGACGCCGCTGGTGGTCGACCCGGCGTACTGGCGCAACGGGATCGAGGACCGGGTGACCAGGCTGTTCGCCCGCACGCTGTTCGCCTACCCACCGCGGGACAACCTGCGGGACTGGCAGGCCTACGAGCCCGTCGGCGACCTCGCGACCGCCGTGCCGTCGACCTACAACGCGGGCCTGGGCGCGAGCCACCTCGGCTACGTGGTGCACCTGCGGCCCGAAGTCGTCTGGGACACCACGCCGCCCAGGCGGGTCACCGCGCACGACGTGGTGCGTGCGTTCAAGCGGTTGGCACACCCGGCGGCACGCAACGCCGCCCTGCCTTACCTCCTCGGCACGGTCCGCGGCCTCGCGGAGTTCCACGCCGGCTACGCGCGGGTCGGCCCGACCGCGGCGGACATGTCCAACTACCAGGCGGCGCACGACATCAGCGGGGTGTTCGCGTTGGACGACAGCACCGTCATGGTGGAGCTGATCCGGCCGGCGCTCGACTTCGTGGACGTGCTGACCCTGCCGTGCTTCTCCCCCGCGCCGGCCGAGTACGACCTGCTGGTGCCGGGCGACCCGGCGTTCGTCCACCACGTGCGCTCCACCGGCCCGTACCGACCGGTGCCCGGCGAACCTGCGGCGTTGGAGCGCAATCCTTGGTGGCGCAAGGACACCGATCCGGTGCGTGAACAGCACTTCGACCGCGTCGAGTTCACCGTCGACGACGCGGACGGCCTCGCCGCGCGGATCGCGGCCGACGAGGCCGACCTGCCGTGGGCGACACCGCTGCTCCAACCGAACGGGAAGCTCGACGCCCGTGGGTTCGCGCTCGACCCGTACCTGGTGTTCAACGGACGCGGCCGGGCGTGTGACGCGGCGGTGCGGCGGGCGCTGGCCCAGGCGCTCGACCGGCTGTCCACGGCGGAGCTGGTGGCGGAGCCCGGATTCGACGTGCTGCCCGCCGGTTCGCTCATCCCGCCGGGCAGCGACGGGCACGAGGAGACGCCCGTCGTCCCGCTGACCGGCGCGCCGGAACGTTGCCGCGCCCTGCTGGCCGAAGCGGGCCACGCCGATCTGGCACTCACGCTGGTGTGCGTTGAACGCGACGCGGCGGTGGCGTCGGCCGTCACCGCGGACCTGGAGAAGGCCGGTGTCACCGTGCGGACCGTCGTGCTGGACGACGTGCGCCACCGCGCCGTGCTCGACGACCCGGACGCCGAGTGGGACGCCGCGCTGGCCTGCTGGTCCGCGCCGTGGTTCCACCGCAATGGACGGGTGTTCGTGCAGGCGTTGGGCGACACCGGCGATCCCGAGGTGGGCCTGCTGGTCGACCGGGCGCTGGCGGCCGTGGCGCACCCCGATCAGGAGGCCGAGCACTGGCGTGCGGCGCAGCGCGCGGTGCTGGCGGACGCCGCCGTGGTGCCGCTGCTGTTCCGCCGACCGTCCAGGCCGCCGTTGCGTGGTCCGCGGGTGCGCGACGCGCGGATCCTGCCGTCGCTGGGCCATTCCATCGACCTGGCCACGGTCCGCGTCGAGCCGGGCGCGGACCGGTGA
- a CDS encoding SRPBCC domain-containing protein, with the protein MSNPEFRYVIHIEATPERVWQGLTEADLTRLYWGVGLKSDWAAGSVVHWQDDRDPEGRFVDLGMRVLAAEPGRLLSYTWHPYQPEDRVEFGWTEEEFAAASEEESAVAFELERIGSSVKLTLTHSGFTDPGSRMLLSVTDGWPSVLSRLKTVLETGTAPGGTHREWYRAANY; encoded by the coding sequence ATGAGCAACCCGGAGTTCCGCTACGTCATCCACATCGAGGCGACGCCCGAGCGCGTCTGGCAAGGGCTCACCGAGGCCGACCTGACCAGGCTGTACTGGGGCGTCGGGCTGAAGTCGGACTGGGCGGCCGGTTCGGTGGTCCACTGGCAGGACGACCGCGACCCGGAAGGCCGGTTCGTCGACCTGGGGATGCGGGTGCTGGCCGCCGAGCCCGGCCGGCTCCTGTCCTACACCTGGCACCCCTACCAGCCGGAGGACCGGGTGGAGTTCGGCTGGACGGAGGAGGAGTTCGCGGCGGCGTCCGAGGAGGAGTCGGCCGTCGCGTTCGAACTGGAGCGGATCGGCTCCTCGGTCAAGCTCACGTTGACGCACAGCGGGTTCACCGATCCGGGCAGCCGGATGCTGTTGTCCGTGACCGACGGCTGGCCGTCTGTGCTGTCCCGGCTCAAGACCGTGCTGGAGACCGGCACGGCGCCGGGCGGCACCCACCGCGAGTGGTACCGGGCCGCTAACTACTGA
- a CDS encoding aldo/keto reductase, with protein sequence MADDDRYVPLGRTALRVGRIALGTVNFGGRVDDDTAVRMLDRALDGGANLVDTADIYGWRVHPGHTEELLGRWFAGNPSRRERTVLATKVGNPTGPGPNDRGLSARHLIAGCEASLRRLGTDWIDLYQLHTPDPAAGWDEVWQAMETLVAQGKVRYAGTSNFAGWQLAAGQEAARRRHFPGIAAEQCVYNLAVRHAELDVIPAARAYGIGVLVWSPLHGGLLGGVLRKTAEGTAVKSAQGRGAEALPALRDEIGRYEEFCASIGRPPAEVGLAWLLSRPGVTALVTGPRTEAQLDGALAAADLRLSAAELDALDALFPPLGSGGPAPAAWVT encoded by the coding sequence ATGGCGGACGACGACAGGTACGTGCCGTTGGGGCGCACCGCGCTGCGGGTCGGCCGGATCGCGTTGGGCACGGTGAACTTCGGCGGCAGGGTGGACGACGACACGGCCGTGCGGATGCTCGACCGCGCGCTGGACGGCGGCGCGAACCTGGTGGACACGGCGGACATCTACGGCTGGCGCGTCCACCCCGGCCACACCGAGGAACTGCTCGGCCGCTGGTTCGCCGGGAACCCCTCCCGCCGGGAACGGACGGTGCTGGCGACCAAGGTGGGCAACCCCACCGGGCCGGGGCCGAACGACCGGGGACTGTCCGCGCGGCACCTGATCGCGGGCTGCGAGGCGTCGCTGCGCCGGCTTGGCACCGACTGGATCGACCTCTACCAGCTGCACACGCCCGACCCGGCGGCCGGCTGGGACGAGGTGTGGCAGGCGATGGAAACCCTCGTGGCGCAGGGCAAGGTCCGGTACGCGGGCACGTCCAACTTCGCCGGATGGCAGCTGGCCGCCGGGCAGGAGGCCGCGCGCCGCAGGCACTTCCCGGGCATCGCCGCCGAGCAGTGCGTGTACAACCTGGCGGTTCGGCACGCGGAACTCGACGTGATCCCGGCGGCCCGCGCGTACGGCATCGGCGTGCTGGTGTGGTCGCCGCTGCACGGCGGTCTGCTCGGCGGGGTGCTGCGCAAGACCGCCGAGGGCACGGCGGTGAAGTCCGCGCAGGGCCGGGGAGCGGAGGCGTTGCCCGCGCTGCGGGACGAGATCGGCCGCTACGAGGAGTTCTGCGCGTCGATCGGCCGTCCGCCCGCCGAGGTGGGGCTGGCGTGGTTGCTGTCGCGGCCCGGTGTCACCGCGCTCGTGACGGGACCGCGCACGGAGGCGCAACTGGACGGCGCGCTCGCCGCGGCGGACCTCCGGCTGTCCGCCGCGGAGCTGGACGCGCTGGACGCGCTGTTCCCGCCGCTGGGCTCGGGTGGCCCGGCGCCGGCCGCCTGGGTCACGTGA
- a CDS encoding methyltransferase, with amino-acid sequence MDDHESALFLFHEAMAFTYAAALRAVVLTGVADHLSDGPRTAAELAEATGTSADGLRRTMRLLVTRGVFEDHGDDLFALAPRGVALRTHSPLSARPAILMFTDRMWWDTAWELTTTLRDENVGFAGVFGTSLQTYFDADADREALFYAGMEAVSDAEIPYVVDLCDLPDTGVVADLGGRHGALLRAVLRRHAGLHGILFDRSQQVLDRHRLGATDLAARCDIVCGDFMVDVPAADVYLLKRVVHNLDDEQTALLLRNCLERLRPGGRVMVVDAIVPPDGQRHQSKEMDLMMLAAHTGRERTESELDAVFAAGGLRLTKVVRTPSVMSIAEGVPAR; translated from the coding sequence ATGGACGATCACGAGTCGGCTCTCTTCCTCTTCCACGAGGCGATGGCCTTCACCTACGCGGCGGCGTTGCGGGCCGTGGTCCTCACCGGGGTCGCCGATCACCTCTCCGACGGACCCCGCACCGCGGCGGAACTCGCCGAGGCCACCGGGACCAGCGCGGACGGGCTGCGGCGGACCATGCGGCTGCTCGTGACCCGCGGTGTGTTCGAGGACCACGGCGACGACCTGTTCGCCCTCGCCCCCCGCGGTGTCGCGCTGCGCACCCACTCGCCGCTGTCCGCCCGCCCGGCGATCCTGATGTTCACCGATCGGATGTGGTGGGACACCGCCTGGGAACTCACCACGACCCTCCGTGACGAGAACGTCGGCTTCGCGGGCGTGTTCGGCACATCGCTCCAGACCTACTTCGACGCCGACGCCGACCGGGAGGCGTTGTTCTACGCCGGGATGGAAGCGGTGTCCGACGCCGAGATCCCCTACGTGGTGGACCTCTGCGACTTACCGGACACCGGCGTCGTGGCCGACCTCGGCGGCCGGCACGGCGCCCTGCTACGCGCCGTCCTGCGCCGCCACGCCGGACTGCACGGCATCCTGTTCGACCGGTCGCAGCAGGTGCTGGACCGACACCGGCTCGGCGCGACGGACCTGGCCGCCCGCTGCGACATCGTGTGCGGCGACTTCATGGTGGACGTGCCCGCGGCGGACGTTTACCTGCTCAAACGGGTCGTGCACAACCTGGACGACGAGCAAACCGCGCTCCTGCTGCGCAACTGCCTCGAACGGCTGCGGCCCGGCGGCCGGGTCATGGTCGTCGACGCGATCGTGCCGCCGGACGGGCAGCGGCACCAGAGCAAGGAGATGGACCTGATGATGCTGGCCGCGCACACCGGCCGGGAACGCACCGAGTCCGAACTCGACGCGGTGTTCGCGGCGGGCGGGCTGAGACTCACCAAGGTCGTCCGCACGCCCTCGGTGATGTCGATCGCCGAGGGCGTGCCCGCGCGGTGA
- a CDS encoding aminotransferase class V-fold PLP-dependent enzyme: MSHTANLGHPTADPLRTASWDRLRELFALDPTTIHLNTGTVGAMPYEVLDTVDRVTREWTGGLMDVYLPAMFTEYRTAIGRSYGVDVDEMVICHNATEGVARVINGLDLHAGDEVVTTSHECYSVLSNFNLVRNRHGITLKVITPPSGHEVAADEIVALFEEAITPRTKVLAFAAVTLFTGTMMPIRRLCDLAQRHGLTTVVDGALLPGMLDADLRALGVDFMACSGSKFQCGPLGTGLLYVRNKVYPEHNPLPLPTFWPVISTWYPMLGSPPPRTTTKVESCNMGDYLQSAGSASIARGAALAKACELWDRIGRARIERRIMELAEHARGRLIEAFGAESLYSPGVDPALRSPLIAFNPFRAPEDAWNVKKFNAFVHTLEEEHRIWTRWTEFDVPGSPHQHYAARLTTHLFNDHAEIDRAVAVMARLAERMS, encoded by the coding sequence GTGAGCCACACCGCGAACCTCGGACACCCGACCGCCGATCCGCTGCGCACCGCGTCGTGGGACCGGTTGCGCGAACTGTTCGCACTCGACCCGACCACCATCCACCTCAACACCGGCACCGTGGGCGCGATGCCGTACGAGGTGCTCGACACCGTCGACCGGGTGACCCGCGAGTGGACCGGCGGGCTGATGGACGTCTACCTGCCCGCGATGTTCACCGAGTACCGCACCGCGATCGGCCGCTCCTACGGTGTCGACGTGGACGAGATGGTCATCTGCCACAACGCGACCGAGGGCGTCGCCCGGGTGATCAACGGGCTCGACCTGCACGCCGGCGACGAGGTCGTGACCACCTCGCACGAGTGCTACTCGGTGCTGTCGAACTTCAACCTCGTCCGCAACCGGCACGGCATCACGCTCAAGGTGATCACGCCGCCGTCCGGGCACGAGGTCGCCGCGGACGAGATCGTCGCCCTGTTCGAGGAGGCGATCACGCCGCGCACCAAGGTGCTCGCGTTCGCCGCCGTCACCCTGTTCACCGGCACCATGATGCCGATCCGGCGGCTGTGCGACCTGGCCCAGCGGCACGGCCTGACCACGGTGGTCGACGGCGCGCTGCTGCCCGGCATGCTCGACGCCGACCTGCGCGCGCTCGGCGTCGACTTCATGGCGTGCTCGGGCTCGAAGTTCCAGTGCGGCCCGCTCGGCACCGGCCTGCTGTACGTGCGCAACAAGGTCTACCCCGAGCACAACCCGTTGCCGCTGCCGACGTTCTGGCCGGTGATCTCGACGTGGTACCCGATGCTCGGCAGTCCGCCGCCGCGCACCACCACGAAGGTGGAGAGCTGCAACATGGGCGACTACCTCCAGAGCGCGGGCAGCGCCAGCATCGCGCGGGGCGCCGCGCTGGCGAAGGCGTGCGAGCTGTGGGACCGGATCGGCCGGGCCCGCATCGAACGGCGGATCATGGAGCTCGCCGAGCACGCGCGCGGCCGGCTGATCGAGGCGTTCGGCGCGGAGTCGCTGTACTCGCCCGGTGTGGACCCGGCGCTGCGGTCGCCGCTGATCGCGTTCAACCCGTTCCGCGCGCCCGAGGACGCCTGGAACGTGAAGAAGTTCAACGCCTTCGTGCACACGCTCGAAGAGGAGCACCGGATCTGGACCAGGTGGACGGAGTTCGACGTGCCCGGCTCGCCGCACCAGCACTACGCCGCCCGGCTGACCACCCACCTGTTCAACGACCACGCCGAGATCGACCGCGCGGTCGCGGTGATGGCCCGGCTCGCGGAGCGGATGTCGTGA
- a CDS encoding class I SAM-dependent methyltransferase, with protein MTDKHVDPAMLPHESDRDRAAREGLAKLLASSPIPEEYLIDNLPLYLRRGQLADLLSIVDIYRMVVDVPGVVMEFGVLHGRHLAAFTALRGVFEPYNASRRIIGFDTFSGFPDIADVDDVSTSAVVGRFATAPGYPDHLRAVLDAHQAGEHLGHVQRNVVVQGDVRETLPRYLAANPQTVIALAYLDMDLYEPTRAVLEMIEPYLTVGSVVAFDELAHAKWPGETAAVREVLGLARGALRVLPHREPPLAYLRWPG; from the coding sequence GTGACCGACAAACACGTCGACCCGGCGATGCTGCCGCACGAGTCCGACCGCGACCGCGCCGCGCGGGAGGGTCTGGCGAAGCTGCTGGCGAGCAGCCCGATCCCGGAGGAGTACCTGATCGACAACCTGCCCCTGTACCTGCGGCGCGGTCAGCTGGCGGATCTGCTGTCCATCGTGGACATCTACCGGATGGTGGTCGACGTTCCGGGTGTGGTGATGGAGTTCGGTGTGCTGCACGGCAGGCACCTGGCGGCGTTCACCGCGCTGCGCGGGGTGTTCGAGCCGTACAACGCGTCCAGGCGGATCATCGGGTTCGACACGTTCAGCGGTTTCCCGGACATCGCGGACGTGGACGACGTGAGCACGAGCGCGGTGGTGGGCCGGTTCGCCACGGCACCCGGTTACCCGGATCACCTGCGGGCGGTGCTGGACGCGCATCAGGCGGGTGAACACCTCGGTCACGTGCAGCGGAACGTGGTGGTGCAGGGTGATGTCCGGGAGACGCTGCCGCGCTACCTGGCGGCCAACCCGCAGACGGTGATCGCGCTGGCGTACCTCGACATGGACCTCTACGAGCCCACCCGCGCCGTGCTGGAGATGATCGAGCCGTACCTCACGGTGGGCAGCGTCGTCGCGTTCGACGAGTTGGCGCACGCGAAGTGGCCGGGTGAGACCGCCGCCGTCCGCGAGGTGCTCGGCCTGGCCCGCGGCGCGTTGCGCGTCCTGCCGCACCGCGAGCCTCCCCTGGCCTACCTGCGCTGGCCCGGCTGA
- a CDS encoding NDP-hexose 2,3-dehydratase family protein: MARATADHLSRRLADSAEHVPRDVEWLLGWLAERRRRNPFTVVTVPFDRLAGWHFDPETDHLAHREGRFFAVEGVDVRTDHGGARHWRQPIVNQQDVAILGILATRIDGVLHFLMQAKMEPGNVNVVQLSPTVQATSSNYLRAHRGAASRYVEHFLDPEPGSVLVDVLQSEQGSWFRGKRNRNVVVELPGPPPAHDDFVWLTLGQLHASLAVPNVVNMDARTVLSCLLAGASAACPGAAGSWLTRHKSAHFLTTTPIRLDRVTGWRRDGERISRPDGRFFGIVGVRVEATNREVGSWCQPLLEPASPGLAAFLVRCREGVPQVLARADLRPGYRDVVELGPTVQCAPASVADGSRPRFLDDVLAPGADVRYDVVQSEEGGRFRHAVTRHVLVEAPDAPEPPGFRWLDVAAVAALARSSYQVDIEARSLLLCLSAHYPAR; encoded by the coding sequence ATGGCCAGGGCGACCGCAGACCACCTCTCCCGACGACTCGCCGACTCGGCCGAGCACGTGCCCCGGGACGTCGAGTGGCTGCTGGGGTGGCTCGCCGAACGACGGCGGCGGAACCCGTTCACGGTCGTGACGGTCCCGTTCGACCGGTTGGCCGGTTGGCACTTCGACCCGGAGACGGACCACCTCGCGCACCGGGAAGGGCGGTTCTTCGCCGTCGAGGGCGTGGACGTGCGCACCGACCACGGCGGGGCGCGGCACTGGCGGCAACCCATCGTCAACCAGCAGGACGTGGCCATCCTGGGCATCCTGGCGACCCGGATCGACGGCGTGCTGCACTTCCTGATGCAGGCCAAGATGGAGCCGGGGAACGTCAACGTCGTGCAGCTCTCCCCCACCGTCCAGGCCACGTCCAGCAACTACCTGCGGGCCCACCGCGGCGCGGCGTCGCGGTACGTCGAGCACTTCCTCGACCCCGAGCCGGGATCGGTGCTGGTCGACGTGCTCCAGTCCGAGCAGGGCTCGTGGTTCCGCGGCAAGCGGAACCGGAACGTCGTGGTGGAACTGCCGGGTCCGCCGCCCGCGCACGACGACTTCGTCTGGTTGACGCTGGGCCAGCTGCACGCGTCGCTGGCGGTGCCGAACGTGGTCAACATGGACGCCCGGACCGTCCTGTCGTGCCTGTTGGCGGGCGCGTCGGCGGCGTGCCCCGGCGCGGCGGGCAGCTGGCTCACCCGGCACAAGTCGGCGCACTTCCTGACCACAACGCCGATCCGGCTGGACCGGGTGACCGGGTGGCGGCGGGACGGCGAGCGGATCTCCCGGCCGGACGGGCGTTTCTTCGGCATCGTCGGCGTCCGGGTGGAGGCCACGAACCGCGAGGTCGGCAGCTGGTGCCAGCCGCTGCTGGAGCCGGCTTCGCCCGGCCTGGCCGCGTTCCTGGTGCGCTGCCGCGAGGGCGTGCCGCAGGTGCTGGCGCGCGCTGACCTGCGGCCGGGCTACCGGGACGTGGTGGAGTTGGGTCCGACGGTGCAGTGCGCGCCCGCGTCCGTGGCGGACGGCTCCCGCCCGCGGTTCCTGGACGACGTGCTCGCGCCCGGCGCCGACGTGCGCTACGACGTGGTGCAGTCCGAGGAGGGCGGCCGGTTCCGGCACGCGGTGACCAGGCACGTGCTGGTGGAGGCGCCGGACGCGCCGGAGCCGCCGGGGTTCCGCTGGCTGGACGTGGCCGCGGTCGCCGCGCTCGCGCGGTCCAGCTACCAGGTCGACATCGAGGCGCGGAGCCTGCTCCTGTGCCTGTCCGCGCACTACCCGGCTCGATGA